One Halarcobacter ebronensis genomic window carries:
- a CDS encoding exopolyphosphatase, translating to MNKITTIDLGSNSFRVLIYDCTNHKILDEYNEVVGMADGVNDTGLISIEAQRRVVDAINKSIEKLKYEPNKAVCVTTAAMRMANNSKEVLDYFKKHCDVDFKIIDGQEEARLTLLAVQYALKRENIDSSNFILLDIGGGSTEIIVNKGAEYFSKSFNFGIVTLTQKYFSKDELISQLEVYKRDIKAFLDSLDIDLNPFTFVATAGTPTTIAAIKLGQDFFHYDKEKVNGSTVNLYDLEDCLNIFKNETKENITKLVGKGRVEFIEVGVFIYKSIFEVLEKNESIVLDDGLREGVAIDFCIKSKLA from the coding sequence ATGAATAAAATTACTACAATTGACTTAGGTTCTAACTCTTTTAGAGTATTGATATATGATTGTACAAATCATAAAATTTTAGATGAGTATAATGAAGTTGTTGGAATGGCTGATGGAGTCAATGATACAGGTTTAATATCTATTGAAGCTCAAAGAAGAGTTGTTGATGCAATTAATAAATCAATAGAAAAACTTAAATATGAACCAAATAAAGCTGTTTGTGTAACAACAGCAGCCATGAGAATGGCAAACAATAGTAAAGAGGTTCTAGACTATTTTAAAAAACATTGTGATGTTGATTTTAAAATAATAGATGGGCAAGAGGAGGCTAGACTCACTCTTCTCGCTGTACAGTATGCTTTAAAAAGAGAAAATATTGACTCTTCAAATTTTATACTGCTTGATATTGGTGGTGGTTCAACTGAAATAATTGTAAATAAAGGTGCAGAGTATTTTTCAAAAAGTTTTAATTTTGGAATAGTGACTTTAACACAAAAATATTTTTCAAAAGATGAACTAATCTCTCAATTAGAGGTTTATAAAAGAGATATAAAAGCATTTTTAGATAGTTTAGATATTGACTTAAACCCTTTTACTTTCGTTGCAACAGCAGGTACCCCAACAACAATTGCTGCAATAAAATTAGGGCAAGATTTTTTCCACTATGACAAAGAAAAAGTAAATGGTTCAACTGTAAATTTATATGATTTAGAGGACTGTTTGAATATTTTTAAAAATGAAACTAAAGAGAATATTACAAAATTAGTTGGTAAAGGAAGAGTCGAGTTTATAGAAGTTGGAGTTTTTATTTATAAATCTATCTTTGAAGTTTTAGAAAAAAATGAATCAATTGTTCTTGATGATGGTTTAAGAGAAGGTGTAGCAATAGATTTCTGTATAAAATCTAAATTAGCTTAA
- a CDS encoding CDP-alcohol phosphatidyltransferase family protein has product MFLFNKMNHFNLANLATFFNIASGMMAIYYLTHDEFIASALFAWLAGGFDIVDGKIARKYNLSTEFGIQLDSFADFLSFVIVPTMFVYFAIIDGKELMLFTPLVAFAFIYYVISGLRRLIQFNINAHEGEVERYFTGVPTPLGAILLWVVYLIWLTGFINEYVVLVAMIIIGYLLNSKVKIKHP; this is encoded by the coding sequence ATGTTTTTATTTAACAAGATGAATCATTTTAACCTGGCAAATTTAGCTACATTTTTTAATATAGCTTCAGGAATGATGGCAATATATTATTTAACTCACGATGAGTTTATAGCAAGTGCACTTTTTGCTTGGTTAGCTGGTGGGTTTGATATAGTTGATGGCAAAATTGCAAGAAAATATAACTTATCAACAGAGTTTGGAATACAGTTAGACTCATTTGCAGACTTTTTATCATTTGTAATTGTACCTACAATGTTTGTGTACTTTGCAATAATTGATGGGAAAGAGTTAATGCTTTTTACGCCATTAGTTGCTTTTGCCTTTATTTACTATGTTATTTCAGGACTTAGAAGATTGATTCAATTCAATATAAATGCCCATGAAGGTGAAGTTGAAAGATATTTTACAGGAGTACCAACCCCTCTTGGAGCTATTTTATTATGGGTTGTTTATCTGATTTGGCTTACAGGTTTTATAAATGAATATGTAGTTCTTGTTGCAATGATTATAATAGGATATCTTCTAAACTCAAAAGTTAAAATCAAACACCCATAA
- the trxC gene encoding thioredoxin TrxC — translation MSKINVVCPHCLKVNSIPKKDSYTKANCGNCKASLLDTTPINLKESNFDHVVVNSDIPVIVDFWASWCGPCKMMAPVFNEVSQKYPLKILFAKVNTQEEQILASKYGIRSIPTIIIYKNGIEAKRVSGAMDAHTLSSLINSFLD, via the coding sequence ATGTCAAAAATAAATGTAGTCTGTCCACACTGTTTAAAAGTTAACTCGATACCAAAAAAAGATAGTTATACTAAGGCAAATTGTGGCAATTGCAAAGCTTCACTACTTGATACAACGCCTATAAATCTAAAAGAATCAAATTTTGATCATGTTGTTGTCAACTCAGATATCCCTGTTATTGTAGATTTTTGGGCTTCTTGGTGTGGTCCTTGTAAAATGATGGCACCAGTTTTTAATGAAGTTTCTCAAAAATATCCATTAAAAATACTATTTGCAAAGGTTAATACGCAAGAGGAACAAATCTTAGCTTCGAAATATGGCATAAGATCTATTCCAACTATAATCATTTATAAAAATGGAATTGAAGCAAAAAGAGTTAGTGGAGCAATGGATGCACATACCCTATCCTCTTTGATTAATAGTTTTTTAGATTAA
- a CDS encoding putative metalloprotease CJM1_0395 family protein, translating to MEAINSVSRSNIYMQLAQKRADLANIDKKEQEKNTQESYDKTNETNSKYDQKDYDLVLGKFKKLDTETKAHEQAHAANAPTTTPINYNYQVGPDGKLYANGGSVRYDTSIPEDEGSANYKLEQLQNAASAPNELSAADAQIAKTANLNRMLLQSQEESF from the coding sequence ATGGAAGCGATTAATAGTGTATCTAGATCAAACATATATATGCAACTTGCCCAAAAAAGGGCTGATTTAGCCAATATTGATAAAAAAGAACAAGAAAAAAATACTCAAGAATCATATGATAAAACTAATGAAACAAACAGTAAATATGATCAAAAAGATTATGATTTAGTTCTTGGAAAATTTAAAAAACTAGATACAGAAACAAAAGCACATGAACAAGCTCATGCAGCAAATGCACCAACAACTACACCAATAAACTATAATTATCAAGTTGGACCAGATGGCAAACTTTATGCAAATGGAGGTTCAGTGCGATATGATACATCAATTCCTGAAGATGAAGGAAGTGCAAACTATAAACTAGAACAGTTACAAAATGCTGCTTCTGCTCCAAATGAGTTGAGTGCTGCAGATGCTCAAATTGCTAAAACTGCAAATCTAAATAGAATGTTACTTCAAAGTCAAGAAGAGAGTTTTTAA
- the lpxD gene encoding UDP-3-O-(3-hydroxymyristoyl)glucosamine N-acyltransferase, with protein MKLNEIAKNLGLKCDSNIEITALNSLLDANENQLTFFENKKYLHDLAKTKAAAVFIREEFVKELPSNTIALVCEEPYLTLAYASKFFAPKIVEEEGSECVIGNNTKILPNVYLGKNSSIGSNCTIMSGVYIGDNVTIGDNVTIYANVSVYRDCKIGSDCIIHAGTVIGSDGFGFAHTKDGQYIKIYQNGNVIIGNRVEIGANTAIDRAVFKSTIIEDGVIIDNLVHIAHNCRIGHGSILVAQVGLSGSTILNEYVVMGGQSGTSGHLEIAPFTTIAARGGVTKSITTPKKQWAGFPLFEHKEWLKLQGKIARLLKK; from the coding sequence TTGAAATTAAATGAAATTGCAAAAAATTTAGGATTGAAGTGTGATAGTAATATTGAAATTACAGCTTTAAATTCACTTCTTGATGCAAATGAAAATCAACTAACTTTTTTTGAAAATAAAAAATATCTGCATGATTTAGCAAAAACAAAAGCTGCAGCAGTATTTATAAGAGAGGAGTTTGTAAAAGAACTTCCATCAAATACAATTGCATTAGTTTGTGAAGAGCCTTATTTAACTTTGGCTTATGCTTCAAAATTCTTTGCACCCAAAATAGTAGAAGAAGAGGGAAGTGAATGTGTTATTGGTAATAATACAAAAATATTACCAAATGTTTATCTTGGTAAAAACTCATCTATTGGTTCAAATTGTACAATAATGTCTGGAGTTTACATTGGAGATAATGTAACAATAGGAGATAACGTAACAATCTATGCAAATGTCTCTGTTTATAGAGATTGTAAGATAGGAAGTGATTGTATAATCCATGCAGGAACAGTTATTGGAAGTGACGGTTTTGGTTTTGCACACACAAAAGATGGACAATATATTAAAATATACCAAAATGGTAATGTAATTATTGGAAATAGAGTAGAAATAGGAGCAAATACCGCTATTGATAGAGCAGTATTCAAATCTACAATTATTGAAGATGGTGTTATTATTGACAATCTTGTTCATATTGCCCATAACTGTAGAATTGGTCATGGTTCTATTTTAGTGGCACAAGTTGGTCTCTCTGGTTCAACTATTCTTAATGAGTATGTAGTAATGGGTGGACAAAGTGGAACATCTGGGCATCTTGAAATTGCACCATTTACAACAATAGCTGCACGTGGAGGAGTAACAAAAAGTATTACAACTCCTAAAAAACAGTGGGCAGGTTTTCCTTTGTTTGAGCATAAAGAGTGGTTAAAACTTCAAGGTAAAATCGCAAGATTATTAAAAAAATAA
- a CDS encoding GGDEF domain-containing protein: MAIITAMKKEFYKSVSFKLSVLSIIILLSLLTSAFMFNSQIDKLKKRIDYIYFGNYIPVLKLHTIDDTYNALIECMKKYKRCDRSSYFKKIRSEWKYYNNAYKSDSERMVVNKVDKSVMNSLNNEAKIPVYNSVINEINFLKEHEKKVAYKKRKEFLEEYSSIKDYLFYNMIILVFISFIFIALIIYSIIKKDNQLKILTKKYKLEAITDGMTKLYNRKYFDKIFDNMPFISNANKWKCAFIILDIDFFKQYNDTYGHDMGDVTLKAVASTLKKYFNKEYEYVFRLGGEEFGVILFDTDEAILEECLKDVNKSVESLNIEHKNSKISSVVTISIGAIIYEPNSYVSCNRLYKLADESLYKSKENGRNQYTIYKEE; the protein is encoded by the coding sequence TTGGCTATAATTACAGCCATGAAAAAAGAGTTCTATAAAAGTGTTAGTTTTAAACTTAGTGTATTAAGTATTATTATTCTTTTGTCGTTGTTAACATCGGCTTTTATGTTTAATTCTCAAATCGATAAATTAAAAAAAAGAATTGATTATATCTACTTTGGTAACTACATTCCTGTCCTTAAACTTCATACAATAGATGATACTTATAATGCTTTAATTGAGTGTATGAAAAAGTATAAGAGATGCGACAGAAGTTCATACTTTAAAAAGATAAGAAGTGAGTGGAAATATTATAACAATGCTTATAAATCTGATTCTGAAAGAATGGTTGTTAACAAAGTTGATAAAAGTGTTATGAATTCATTAAATAATGAGGCTAAAATCCCAGTTTATAATAGTGTTATTAATGAAATAAACTTTTTAAAAGAGCATGAAAAAAAAGTTGCATATAAGAAAAGAAAAGAGTTTTTAGAAGAGTATTCATCTATAAAAGATTATCTTTTTTATAATATGATAATATTAGTTTTTATCTCATTTATTTTTATTGCTCTTATTATCTATTCAATTATAAAAAAAGACAATCAACTTAAAATTTTGACTAAAAAGTATAAACTTGAAGCTATTACTGATGGTATGACTAAACTTTACAATAGAAAGTATTTTGACAAAATTTTTGATAATATGCCATTTATCTCCAATGCAAATAAGTGGAAATGTGCTTTTATAATCTTGGATATAGATTTTTTCAAACAGTACAATGACACCTATGGACACGACATGGGAGATGTTACTTTAAAAGCTGTTGCATCTACACTTAAAAAATATTTTAATAAAGAGTATGAATATGTTTTTAGACTAGGTGGAGAAGAGTTTGGAGTGATTTTGTTTGATACAGATGAAGCAATATTAGAAGAGTGTCTAAAAGATGTAAATAAAAGTGTAGAATCATTAAATATTGAGCATAAAAATAGTAAAATCTCCAGTGTTGTTACAATATCAATTGGAGCAATAATTTATGAGCCAAATAGTTATGTATCTTGTAATAGGTTATATAAATTGGCTGATGAATCTTTGTACAAATCCAAAGAGAATGGTAGAAATCAATACACAATTTATAAAGAGGAATAA
- a CDS encoding acyloxyacyl hydrolase produces MKRFLLFLVFFSLNLYAFDRVNFEYAAWSKDIDIFGIGLQKDLDYKIIENTKLSVEVDAEYVDGENDDMYILSAQPMISYDLTSKLYIQAGVGFAYFSEKSLDDKRFGMHFQFKENIGFGYRITDNFETTLKYTHYSNADLDDENSGIDSVGLKFIYLY; encoded by the coding sequence ATGAAAAGATTTTTATTATTTTTAGTTTTTTTCTCTTTAAATTTATATGCTTTTGATAGGGTGAATTTTGAATATGCAGCTTGGAGCAAAGATATAGATATTTTTGGAATTGGATTACAAAAGGATTTAGATTATAAAATCATTGAGAATACAAAGTTGAGTGTTGAAGTTGATGCTGAATATGTAGATGGTGAAAATGATGATATGTATATTTTAAGTGCTCAACCAATGATTAGTTATGATTTAACTTCAAAACTATATATTCAAGCTGGAGTAGGTTTTGCTTATTTTAGTGAAAAAAGCTTGGATGATAAAAGATTTGGTATGCATTTTCAGTTTAAAGAAAATATTGGATTTGGCTATAGAATTACTGACAACTTTGAAACTACTTTAAAATATACACATTATTCAAATGCGGATTTGGATGATGAAAACTCTGGAATTGATTCTGTTGGTTTAAAATTTATTTATCTATATTAA
- a CDS encoding DUF523 domain-containing protein, with amino-acid sequence MKILISACLLGEDVRYDGENSSIAYGANFTFAQKELFMDILCDNEIYSFCPEVSGGLPIPREPSEIVSLTKPFIIKNKEGEDVTINFLLGAKNALDLCQKENITIALLKANSPSCGNKNIYDGSFSGNLIPGEGITAKLLNENGIKIFNEKELLELSKFLKMKQVI; translated from the coding sequence ATGAAAATACTAATTTCTGCCTGTCTTCTTGGAGAAGATGTTCGATATGATGGAGAAAACTCATCTATTGCATATGGTGCAAATTTCACCTTTGCCCAAAAAGAACTCTTTATGGATATCTTATGTGATAATGAAATTTACTCTTTTTGTCCAGAGGTTTCGGGAGGCTTACCAATACCAAGAGAACCCTCTGAAATAGTCTCTTTAACAAAACCTTTTATAATTAAAAATAAAGAGGGAGAAGATGTAACTATTAATTTTCTTTTAGGTGCAAAAAATGCTTTGGATTTATGCCAAAAAGAGAATATTACTATTGCCCTTTTAAAAGCAAATTCTCCTTCATGTGGTAATAAAAATATTTATGATGGAAGTTTCAGTGGAAACTTAATTCCTGGAGAAGGAATAACTGCAAAACTATTAAATGAAAATGGTATAAAAATTTTTAATGAAAAAGAGTTGTTGGAGTTATCAAAGTTTCTAAAAATGAAACAAGTTATTTAA
- a CDS encoding tRNA 2-thiocytidine biosynthesis TtcA family protein, which yields MIELSKKISKLVGKTNAEYELIKEGDRVLVGFSGGKDSTTLIHSLNHLKRVAPFNFEFKAVTVTYGMGERVEFLAKHCEEHGIEHEIIDTEIFELAGEKIRKNSSFCSFFSRMRRGYLYSTAQEQGYNKLALGHHLDDAMESFFMNFLYNGALRSMPPIYKAENGLEVIRPLIFCRERQLRAFAQTNEISVIGDEACPAMRFDIKMPYARAKTKELLAKMEEENPQMFISMKAAFNNVQTSTFFQKEFLDRD from the coding sequence TTGATTGAATTAAGTAAAAAGATATCTAAGTTAGTTGGAAAGACTAATGCAGAGTATGAATTGATAAAAGAGGGAGATAGAGTTCTAGTTGGCTTTTCTGGTGGAAAAGATTCTACTACTTTAATTCATTCTTTAAATCACTTAAAACGTGTTGCTCCATTTAACTTTGAGTTTAAAGCAGTAACAGTAACTTATGGAATGGGTGAAAGAGTTGAATTTTTAGCTAAACATTGTGAAGAACATGGAATAGAACACGAAATAATTGATACTGAAATATTTGAATTAGCAGGGGAAAAAATTAGAAAAAACTCATCTTTTTGTTCTTTTTTCTCTAGAATGAGAAGAGGGTATTTATACTCTACTGCACAAGAGCAAGGGTATAATAAGCTAGCTTTAGGGCACCATTTGGATGATGCAATGGAATCTTTTTTTATGAACTTCTTATACAATGGTGCTTTAAGATCAATGCCTCCAATTTATAAAGCTGAAAATGGTTTGGAAGTTATTAGACCTCTTATTTTTTGTAGAGAGAGACAATTAAGAGCATTTGCTCAAACAAATGAGATTAGTGTAATTGGAGATGAAGCTTGTCCTGCAATGAGATTTGATATTAAAATGCCTTATGCAAGAGCTAAAACAAAAGAGTTACTTGCAAAAATGGAAGAGGAAAACCCACAAATGTTTATATCAATGAAAGCTGCTTTTAATAATGTTCAAACTTCGACATTTTTTCAAAAAGAGTTTTTAGACAGAGATTAA
- a CDS encoding SulP family inorganic anion transporter: MLNIKDTFIGHSIKNDVLSGIVVAIALVPEAIAFSIIAGVSPLVGLYTAFILGFITAIIGGKAGMISGATGAVAVVLVGLGVKVKESLSLSMLEQLTQNGELASYILQYILLATILAGLIQITIGVLKLGKLIRLVPQPAMYGFVNGLAIVIAMAQFPLFKGENWIMYLLVLATMIIIKIFPKITTTIPSGLVAIIVISAVVIAFDLDTKRVGDLANISGNLPSFAIPTLHINFESILIVLPYAVLVALVGLIESLLTLSVLDEMGGKRGSGNQECIAQGTGNVVCGFFGGMAGCAMIGQSIINFSNGGWGRLSGLTAAILLISFVVFLSSFISLIPVAVLVGIMFMVSIGTFEWESANRIRYMPNSDRFVLIAVTVITIFADLAIAVITGIIISALVFAWKHSKVRCRTKREEGNKKIYQLDGPLFFGSTTSFFELFDINHDPENIVLDFKDVRVMDISGVEAIDTITKKYAKADKKLVIRHLSEDCKKILKDAGPFCTYEEDDPSYKVAINY, from the coding sequence TTGCTAAATATAAAAGATACATTTATCGGTCACTCTATAAAAAATGATGTTCTATCAGGAATTGTTGTTGCTATTGCTCTTGTTCCTGAAGCTATTGCTTTTTCGATTATTGCTGGTGTTTCTCCACTTGTTGGATTATATACTGCTTTTATTTTAGGATTTATTACTGCAATAATTGGTGGAAAAGCAGGAATGATAAGTGGTGCAACAGGTGCAGTTGCAGTTGTTTTAGTTGGACTTGGAGTAAAAGTAAAAGAGTCTTTAAGCCTATCAATGCTTGAACAATTAACACAAAATGGTGAATTGGCTTCATATATCTTACAATATATTCTTCTAGCAACAATTCTTGCTGGATTAATACAAATTACAATAGGAGTTTTAAAACTTGGAAAACTAATAAGACTTGTTCCACAACCTGCAATGTATGGTTTTGTAAATGGTCTTGCAATTGTAATTGCAATGGCACAATTTCCACTTTTTAAAGGTGAAAATTGGATTATGTATCTTTTGGTTTTAGCTACAATGATTATTATAAAAATTTTCCCTAAAATTACCACAACTATTCCTTCAGGTTTAGTTGCAATTATAGTTATCTCAGCTGTTGTAATTGCTTTTGATTTAGATACTAAAAGAGTTGGTGATTTGGCAAATATTTCTGGAAATCTTCCAAGTTTTGCAATTCCTACTCTTCATATAAATTTTGAATCTATACTTATTGTTCTTCCATATGCAGTTTTAGTTGCATTAGTTGGTCTTATTGAATCTTTGCTTACTCTTTCAGTTTTGGACGAAATGGGTGGGAAAAGAGGAAGTGGAAACCAAGAGTGCATTGCCCAAGGAACAGGAAACGTTGTTTGCGGTTTTTTTGGAGGCATGGCTGGATGTGCTATGATTGGACAATCAATAATTAATTTTTCAAATGGAGGATGGGGAAGACTTTCAGGACTTACAGCTGCAATTTTACTTATCTCTTTTGTTGTTTTCCTCTCCTCTTTTATCTCATTAATTCCTGTTGCTGTTTTAGTAGGTATTATGTTTATGGTTTCAATTGGTACATTTGAATGGGAGAGTGCAAATAGAATTAGATATATGCCAAACTCTGATAGATTTGTTTTAATAGCTGTAACAGTAATAACAATTTTTGCAGATCTTGCAATTGCTGTTATTACAGGAATTATAATCTCAGCTTTAGTTTTTGCATGGAAACATTCAAAAGTTAGATGTAGAACAAAAAGAGAAGAGGGAAATAAAAAAATATATCAGCTAGATGGTCCCCTATTTTTTGGTTCTACAACCTCATTTTTTGAATTATTTGATATTAATCATGATCCAGAAAATATTGTACTTGACTTCAAAGATGTTAGAGTTATGGATATCTCTGGAGTTGAAGCAATAGATACAATTACTAAAAAGTATGCTAAAGCAGATAAAAAACTTGTTATAAGACACTTAAGCGAAGATTGTAAAAAAATCCTTAAGGATGCAGGTCCATTTTGTACCTATGAAGAGGATGATCCAAGCTATAAAGTAGCTATTAACTATTAA
- a CDS encoding acetolactate synthase large subunit, which yields MKITGAKMVIESLREERVDVVFGYPGGAIMNVYDEIYKQGFFQHILTRHEQAAIHAAEGYAKSTGKVGVAIVTSGPGFTNAVTGLADAYMDSIPLVVISGQVPTTIIGTDGFQEIDAVGISRPCTKHNYLVNDVKDLPRIIKEAFHIASTGRPGPVHIDIPKDVTADVGEFKYPKEVDLPTYKPTVNYNKRQLKKAMTAIAKSKKPLFYVGGGAILANCAYEIRELAELTNIPVVETLMARGVMGDDHKLLIGMLGMHGEFAANMAAHDTDCIISLGARFDDRVTGRLDEFAKKAKVVHIDIDPTSIAKLVHTNYPIVGDLKVTVEAMIETAKETEFNDYTNWVSLLRDYREKEPLRFNDSDSVIKPQWVIKRVGELLGENAIISTDVGQHQMWTAQFYPFSFPRQFNTSGGLGTMGFGLPAAMGVARGNKDKISINFTGDGSILMNIQELMTCVENKLPVINIILNNSYLGMVRQWQTLFYENRISQTDLSLQPDFKMLVEAFGGVGYRVKTKKEFEEALNDAIEKKKPAMIDVVVSRDEIVLPMVPNGHALNEMTLIGDNNE from the coding sequence ATGAAAATAACTGGCGCAAAAATGGTTATAGAATCATTAAGAGAGGAAAGGGTTGACGTAGTATTTGGTTACCCTGGAGGCGCTATTATGAATGTCTACGATGAAATTTACAAACAAGGATTTTTTCAACATATTTTAACTAGACACGAGCAAGCTGCAATTCATGCCGCTGAAGGGTATGCAAAATCTACTGGAAAAGTTGGAGTTGCAATTGTTACTTCAGGTCCTGGATTTACCAATGCAGTTACTGGTCTAGCTGATGCTTATATGGATTCAATTCCATTAGTTGTTATATCAGGACAAGTTCCAACTACGATTATTGGAACTGACGGATTTCAAGAGATTGATGCAGTAGGTATATCAAGACCTTGTACAAAGCATAACTATTTAGTAAATGATGTTAAAGATCTTCCTAGGATTATCAAAGAGGCATTCCATATAGCAAGTACAGGAAGACCAGGTCCAGTCCATATTGATATTCCAAAAGATGTTACAGCTGATGTTGGAGAGTTTAAATATCCAAAAGAGGTAGATTTACCAACTTATAAACCAACTGTTAATTACAATAAAAGACAGTTAAAAAAAGCAATGACAGCTATTGCTAAATCAAAAAAACCTCTATTTTATGTAGGCGGAGGAGCAATTTTAGCAAACTGTGCTTATGAAATTAGAGAGTTAGCAGAGTTAACTAATATTCCAGTTGTTGAAACATTAATGGCAAGAGGAGTTATGGGAGATGACCATAAACTTTTAATTGGAATGTTGGGTATGCATGGAGAGTTTGCAGCAAATATGGCAGCACACGATACTGACTGTATTATCTCGCTAGGAGCTAGATTTGATGATAGAGTTACTGGAAGATTAGATGAATTTGCTAAAAAAGCAAAAGTAGTTCATATTGATATTGACCCAACTTCAATTGCAAAACTTGTGCATACAAATTATCCAATTGTTGGTGATTTGAAAGTTACTGTTGAAGCTATGATAGAGACAGCAAAAGAGACAGAGTTTAATGACTATACAAATTGGGTTTCATTATTAAGAGATTATAGAGAGAAAGAGCCTTTAAGATTTAATGATTCTGATTCTGTAATTAAACCTCAATGGGTTATAAAAAGAGTAGGGGAGTTACTTGGAGAAAATGCAATAATCTCTACTGATGTTGGTCAACATCAAATGTGGACGGCGCAATTTTATCCTTTTTCATTTCCAAGACAATTTAATACTTCTGGTGGTCTGGGAACAATGGGATTTGGGCTTCCTGCAGCTATGGGTGTTGCAAGAGGAAATAAAGATAAAATCTCTATTAACTTTACAGGAGATGGTTCAATTTTGATGAATATCCAAGAGTTAATGACTTGTGTAGAGAATAAATTACCAGTTATTAATATTATTTTAAATAATAGTTATCTTGGAATGGTAAGACAGTGGCAAACACTATTTTATGAAAATAGAATTTCTCAAACTGATTTGTCTTTACAACCAGACTTTAAAATGCTAGTTGAAGCTTTTGGTGGAGTTGGATATAGAGTAAAAACGAAAAAAGAGTTTGAAGAGGCATTAAATGATGCAATTGAAAAGAAAAAACCAGCAATGATTGATGTTGTTGTTTCAAGGGATGAAATCGTTCTTCCAATGGTTCCAAATGGCCATGCATTAAATGAAATGACACTTATAGGAGATAACAATGAATAA
- the ilvN gene encoding acetolactate synthase small subunit encodes MNNFNHYYDTETIRRVISVIVINEHNALSRIVGLFSARGYNIDSLTVAPIIGSEYSRMTIVTTGDKRVIDQIVKQLNKLIPVLKVNEHQNVIEKETVLIKIPIDQPLSDIDVIARAYNGHIQNVTDDAIVISATDEPSRIANFTNIMSKFKPLEVVRSGVVAMER; translated from the coding sequence ATGAATAATTTTAACCACTATTATGATACTGAAACAATAAGAAGAGTTATCTCAGTAATTGTCATAAATGAACACAATGCCCTTTCAAGAATTGTTGGACTATTCTCAGCTAGAGGTTATAATATTGACTCTTTAACCGTTGCTCCAATTATTGGTAGTGAGTACTCTAGAATGACCATCGTTACAACTGGTGATAAAAGAGTGATAGATCAAATTGTTAAGCAGTTGAATAAGTTAATACCGGTTTTAAAAGTAAACGAACACCAAAATGTAATAGAGAAAGAGACTGTTTTAATTAAAATACCAATTGATCAGCCATTAAGTGATATTGATGTTATTGCAAGAGCTTATAATGGACATATTCAAAATGTTACAGATGATGCAATTGTCATCTCTGCAACAGATGAACCAAGCAGAATTGCAAATTTTACAAATATAATGAGCAAATTTAAACCACTTGAAGTTGTAAGAAGTGGTGTTGTAGCAATGGAAAGATAG